One genomic segment of Amycolatopsis sp. Hca4 includes these proteins:
- a CDS encoding DUF1996 domain-containing protein: protein MPGNAGKHRISRRTKIATGVTALALAAGGIAVATTFGASDQASADPADPSLYIDILKVKPNNFAPANARGASTGTFTVDCGRNENQHFNPDNFVAQPGVHNGAQHLHDYVGNLSSNADSNNKSLEAAGTTCKNGDKSAYFWPVVRIDTGDDEKNPPAKSADSDRDQAAQAAASPVITCPDVASRLPDVPDSAMAEVNRNLDLLDTQIDEANKRLVSTRGQGGPNFVQNAILGPLEDKRIATIDRIAIAIGRTAAKPQGLGVLAPCKLKEQAGTGGNPASNGGGAPGGAVPQITCPDVASKLPAIPASAKAEVDRNLQLLTTQIQEANQRLVSTQGQGGPNFVQNAILGPLKDKRVATIDRMAIAIGRTAAKPQGLDALAPCSLGQANNNGGATATPPLPGPDANNELPDNDGVIQRPVKVGITFRGSAAGKVVAMPKFLRALSGDAKPSINGTKNTRAAWTCTGFENRLTDKYPICPEGSKVERIHDFPSCWDGQNTDSANHRTHIVFPDGSGRCAAGFKAVPQLRTTLVYDIPHDIQVKKQYKVDSFPSEKHNPLSDHDDFANVMSQSIMNQVVNCINRNKNCNA from the coding sequence ATGCCCGGAAACGCGGGAAAGCACCGCATCTCCCGACGAACCAAGATCGCCACCGGCGTCACGGCACTGGCCCTTGCCGCCGGCGGCATCGCGGTGGCAACCACCTTCGGCGCGTCCGACCAGGCCAGCGCCGATCCGGCCGATCCGTCGCTCTACATCGACATCCTGAAGGTGAAGCCGAACAACTTCGCGCCCGCGAACGCGCGCGGCGCGTCCACCGGCACGTTCACCGTGGACTGCGGCCGCAACGAGAACCAGCACTTCAACCCGGACAACTTCGTCGCGCAGCCCGGGGTGCACAACGGCGCCCAGCACCTGCACGACTACGTCGGCAACCTCTCGTCGAACGCGGACTCGAACAACAAGAGCCTCGAAGCCGCCGGCACCACGTGCAAAAACGGCGACAAGTCCGCCTATTTCTGGCCGGTTGTCCGTATCGACACCGGAGACGACGAGAAGAATCCGCCCGCCAAGTCCGCGGACAGCGACCGCGACCAGGCGGCCCAGGCCGCCGCGTCCCCGGTGATCACCTGCCCGGACGTCGCCAGCCGGCTGCCCGACGTGCCCGACTCGGCGATGGCCGAGGTCAACCGCAACCTCGACCTGCTCGACACGCAGATCGACGAGGCGAACAAGCGGCTGGTCAGCACGCGCGGTCAGGGCGGCCCCAACTTCGTCCAGAACGCCATCCTCGGGCCGCTCGAGGACAAACGCATCGCCACCATCGACCGCATCGCGATCGCGATCGGCCGCACCGCCGCCAAACCGCAGGGTCTCGGCGTCCTCGCCCCCTGCAAGCTCAAGGAGCAGGCCGGTACCGGCGGCAACCCGGCGAGCAACGGCGGCGGCGCCCCCGGCGGTGCGGTACCGCAGATCACCTGCCCGGACGTGGCGAGCAAGCTGCCCGCGATCCCGGCGTCGGCCAAGGCCGAAGTGGACCGCAACCTGCAACTGCTCACCACGCAGATCCAGGAAGCCAACCAGCGGCTGGTCAGCACGCAGGGCCAGGGTGGCCCGAACTTCGTCCAGAACGCCATCCTCGGGCCGCTCAAGGACAAGCGGGTCGCCACCATCGACCGCATGGCCATCGCCATCGGCCGCACCGCCGCCAAGCCCCAGGGCCTCGACGCCCTCGCGCCGTGCAGTCTCGGCCAGGCGAACAACAACGGCGGTGCGACGGCGACACCGCCGCTGCCCGGCCCGGACGCCAACAACGAGCTGCCGGACAACGACGGGGTGATCCAGCGCCCGGTGAAGGTGGGCATCACCTTCCGCGGCAGCGCGGCGGGCAAGGTGGTCGCGATGCCGAAGTTCCTGCGCGCGCTCAGCGGTGACGCCAAGCCGTCCATCAACGGCACCAAGAACACCCGCGCCGCGTGGACCTGCACCGGCTTCGAGAACCGGCTGACCGACAAGTACCCGATCTGCCCCGAAGGCAGCAAGGTGGAGCGGATCCACGACTTCCCGAGCTGCTGGGACGGCCAGAACACCGACAGCGCCAACCACCGCACGCACATCGTGTTCCCCGACGGCAGCGGCCGCTGCGCCGCCGGGTTCAAGGCGGTGCCGCAGCTGCGGACCACGCTGGTCTACGACATCCCGCACGACATCCAGGTCAAGAAGCAGTACAAAGTGGACTCGTTCCCGTCCGAAAAGCACAATCCGCTGTCCGACCACGACGATTTCGCGAACGTGATGTCGCAGAGCATCATGAACCAGGTCGTCAACTGCATCAACCGCAACAAGAACTGCAACGCCTGA
- a CDS encoding glycoside hydrolase family 43 protein: MTVPIVPGFHPDPSICRVGNTYYLANSSFEYVPGVPIRRSTDLVTWELVGHALTRPSQLPPSEGAANTGVFAPTLRHHDGRFYLVTTNILDDHGQLIVTAEDPAGPWSDPVHVPGTTGIDPDLCWDEDGGCHLTWASFRPDLPGIASVPIDPATGAVLAEPRLLWNGTGLAAPEGPHLYRVDGWWYLLLAEGGTERGHAVTIARARTLEGPYEPAPANPVLTHRSTTHPVQNTGHADLVECADGSWAMVYLGVRPRGKTPQFHVNGRETFLAGVDWVAGWPVVAEDRFPVPKADNGFIDDFAELHPRWVAPGAGPGTFARPVRRGELALTPGRPLLTRALDEYWTAVADLDVSRGTAVFVVRIDDRHWYGLTADGTKVTATLAIGPVVQAITEVAAGSVVSLRIRALRPEPSGPLREVTEPDLVELSVLGEQDHVLGAFDGRYLSTEVAAGFTGRMIGVEALAGTVTLREFRYEPGE, translated from the coding sequence ATGACGGTCCCGATCGTCCCGGGGTTCCACCCCGACCCGTCGATCTGCCGGGTCGGGAACACGTACTACCTGGCGAATTCGAGTTTCGAATACGTGCCGGGCGTCCCGATCCGGCGCAGCACCGACCTCGTCACCTGGGAGCTCGTCGGGCACGCGCTGACCCGGCCGAGCCAGCTGCCGCCGAGCGAGGGCGCCGCGAACACCGGCGTCTTCGCGCCGACGCTGCGGCACCACGACGGCCGGTTTTACCTGGTCACCACGAACATCCTCGACGACCACGGGCAGCTGATCGTGACGGCCGAGGACCCGGCCGGTCCGTGGTCCGACCCGGTCCACGTGCCCGGCACCACCGGCATCGACCCGGACCTGTGCTGGGACGAGGACGGCGGCTGCCACCTCACCTGGGCGTCGTTCCGGCCGGACCTGCCGGGCATCGCGAGCGTCCCGATCGACCCGGCGACGGGCGCGGTGCTGGCCGAGCCACGGCTGCTGTGGAACGGAACCGGGCTGGCCGCACCCGAGGGCCCGCACCTGTACCGCGTCGACGGCTGGTGGTACCTCCTGCTCGCCGAGGGCGGCACCGAACGCGGGCACGCCGTCACCATCGCCCGCGCCCGCACGCTGGAGGGCCCGTACGAGCCGGCGCCCGCGAACCCGGTCCTGACCCACCGCAGCACCACCCACCCGGTGCAGAACACCGGGCACGCCGACCTGGTCGAGTGCGCCGACGGCAGCTGGGCGATGGTGTACCTGGGCGTCCGGCCGCGCGGCAAGACACCGCAGTTCCACGTCAACGGCCGCGAGACGTTCCTGGCCGGCGTGGACTGGGTGGCCGGCTGGCCGGTGGTGGCCGAGGACCGGTTCCCGGTCCCGAAGGCGGACAACGGTTTCATCGACGACTTCGCCGAGCTCCACCCGCGCTGGGTGGCCCCGGGCGCCGGGCCCGGGACGTTCGCGCGCCCGGTCCGCCGGGGCGAGCTGGCCCTCACCCCGGGCCGCCCGCTGCTGACCCGGGCCCTCGACGAGTACTGGACGGCCGTGGCCGACCTGGACGTTTCCCGCGGCACGGCCGTGTTCGTGGTCCGCATCGACGACCGGCACTGGTACGGCCTCACCGCGGACGGCACGAAGGTGACGGCCACGCTCGCCATCGGCCCGGTGGTGCAGGCGATCACCGAAGTCGCGGCCGGATCGGTGGTGTCACTGAGGATCCGGGCGCTCCGGCCGGAACCTTCGGGCCCGCTGCGGGAAGTCACCGAGCCGGACCTGGTCGAGCTGTCCGTGCTCGGCGAGCAGGACCACGTCCTCGGCGCGTTCGACGGCCGCTACCTGTCGACGGAGGTCGCGGCGGGCTTCACCGGCCGCATGATCGGCGTGGAGGCACTCGCCGGAACGGTGACCCTGCGCGAATTCCGCTACGAGCCGGGGGAATGA